The DNA sequence CCAAATTCATGTCCAGTAGTTTTGTATTTTTATCCGTTGAGGCTAATAGGGACGGTTCTGGCTTGCCAGAACCGTCTTCACTAACTTCAATAATTGTGCACTTCTCTTAGGTGAATGACATAGGTTATAGTACTGAATTTATCTATGTGTGAAAGGAAGGAAGATGTAAGTGCACTATTACCCCACTTATTACCCGAACTACTATCACCCTTATCTGTATTATCGTCAAAATAACGATTATCCGTACCCTCCAGTTGATATAGAGCAATTTCAAAAATCTCTAGAAGCATATCAACAATTAGTCAAGGATGGAGAAACTGTATTAAATAAACTTCATTCCTCTCCTGATCTTATGTATCGTCTAATGCACCATGCTCAAGCAGGCAATGATGTGGAGGTCGATAAAATAGTAAAGGAGACAGGCGTAGCTACAGTTGTAAATACTTCCTACACCCCTATGTCAGTGACCTTCACGCTCCATGCTGAAGCTCCTGCACAATCAAGGTGCTGTACATTAACAATGAATTTGCGGTGGGGATAAAATGGATAAGGTCACACAAAAGCCTTTGTAAATGTTATTATCATAGCATTTACAAAGGCTTTTGTTCCTCTTGCAAAGAGGGACGGGCGGTTCTTGTTTGCCAGAACTTGTCCTGTTAAACCCTATTAACCAATTTGGCAAACAAGAACCGTCCGAGACCGCTGAAAAAGTAGAAATCTTGATATTTTATTGTATTAATATTCAATATATCTAATTATAGAAAAAGTTGATGAGACCGGAGCAAGCGAGACTCCTGCGGGAGAAAAGGCAGGGGTGAGACTACGTAGATGCAAAGCATCAAGGAGGCTCACCAGCCGCCCGCGGAAAGCGAGTTTGCACAGGTCTCATCAACTTCTATATTCAAATAACCTTATATATATTAGTCTATACTTAAAGGGTAAGTACTTTTTCACTGGTTCCGAACCGTCCCCATTAGCTTTATCGCTATTTTTTATATATATTTACCTCTAATTAGTATGGTGTTTTGTCATTTTAGCGTATGTTAAATTAACTTTGTAAGCGCTTTAATAACTTAGGTGAAGGGGGATGGTGACTTAGGTTTTTGGATTATTTTTGTTTCAGATCGTTGTTGTTTTGGCCGTATGAGCGAACTTTAAAGGAGGTTTTATTTTGAGGATGGAGTTAAAACATTTTAACTGTCAACGATTGCTCCTTTGTAAGTCTAGCATGATGTTTTTCGCATTTTTTCTTATGATATCTATGATGATTTTCCCGCAGAGCAGCGAAGCAAACGATCAAGATTTTGATGTTAATGATTACGTCAAAGAGATGCAGCCTGGATGGAACTTAGGAAATACGTTCGATGCAGTTGGAGAAGATGAAACTGCTTGGGGGAACCCGTTTGTAACAAAAGAACTCATAGAAGAAATTGCGAATCAAGGCTTTAACAGTATTCGCATACCAGTCACCTTTGATCAAAGGATGGCAGAAGGACCAGATTACACGATTGATGAAGACTTTCTTAATAGAGTGACACAAGCCGTTGATTGGTCTTTAGACGAAGATCTTTATGTCATGATTAATATACATCACGATTCTTGGATTTGGTTAGAAGCGGGGATGCATGAAGATTATGATGAATCGATTGCTCGTTTTGATGCGATATGGGAGCAACTAGCTGATCATTTTAAAGATTATCCGATGGAATTAATGTTTGAAAGCATTAATGAGCCAAGATTTTGGGGATCAGAGGAAGAAAAATTAGGCTATTTATATGATCTCAACATGTCCTTCTACGACATTGTGAGAAACTCAGGTGGTATGAATGATATTCGTCCACTTGTACTACCGACATTAGATACGAGTCCCGACCATCAGCACACATTAGATCATTTATATGACACTATCATCGAACTTGATGATCCAAACCTTATATCAACCATTCATTTTTATGGGTTTTGGCCATTCAGTGTAAACGTTGCTGGGTATACACATTTCGACGAAGAAACAAAAGGGCATATTATTGAAACATTTGACCGAGTATATGATACTTTTACAGCAAATGATATCCCAGTAGTTTTAGGGGAATTTGGTTTACTAGGCTTTGACACCCATACTGGTGTTATTCAGCAAGGAGAGAAGCTTAAATTTTTTGAGTTTATGATTCATTATGCAAAGGAAAAAGAGATTACTCATATGCTCTGGGATAATGGACAGCACTTTAATCGAACATCTTTTGAATGGAGAGACCAGGAGCTTTATGACATCATGAAAGCAAGCTGGGAAACGAGATCTGCGACAGCTGAATCAAACTTCATTTACTTGAAAAGAGGAGAAGAAATAGAAGATACAAGCCTTCAACTTCATTTACATGGAAATGAATTTGTATCCCTCCTTCTTGATGGACAAACATTAATAGAAGGAGAAGACTATGAATTAAATGGTGATGCATTAATCATAAATGCAAGCTTACTAGAGGAGCTAACTACCTCACAAGACTTAGGTGTAAATGCCAAATTAACAGCGACGTTTACGCAAGGCGCTGATTGGTACATTAGGGTTATATCATATGACACACCAGTAATGGAAGATGCATCAGGAACAGTGAGAGATTTCGTTATACCAACACAATTTAATGGTGATGACCTTAAAACGATGGAGGCAATTTATCCTGACGGAAGCGCGGCAGGACCACACAATTGGACTACCTTTAAAGAATTTGGTTATGCCTTTTCACCTGATTATGAAGCGAATGAGATTTATTTTCCGTATGGGGAGTATAGATTTTTTAATGAATTAAATGATGGAGAAGTAGAATTAACCTTCTATTTTTGGAGTGGTGAAGTACTTACGTATCAACTGACAAAGGATGGTGAGAACATCGTCGGTACATTTGTTGGCGCCACCCCCCCAGGCACGGGAGATGACGACGAAACCCCGGGCGCAGGAGATGACGGCGAAACACCAGGCACAGGAGATGACGGCGAAACACCAGGCACAGGAGATGACGACAAAACCCCGGGCACGGGAGAAGATGACGAAACCCCAGGCACGGGAGAAGATGACGAAACCCCAGGCGCAGGAGATAACGGCGAAACGCCAGGCACAGGAGATGACGACAAAACGCCAAGTACAGGATCTAGCGATGAGACGAAATTACCAGATACAGCAACAAATCTATATAACTACTTGCTTATCGGGCTATTGATGATTATCGTAGGAGGAACAGTTACTATTTTTTCTAGAAAAAGAAAAGTAGTAGACATGTAAAAGGAGATTAGCTTCCAAGTCTTTGAGATGAGGAAGCTAATCTTGTCATATAATAAAAGCATACACATTCTCATAAAGGTGGGTTTTCAATGATTAATAGTAAGCTACCAAAAATTTGGTACGGTGGAGATTACAATCCGGAGCAGTGGGATGATCCAGAAATCTGGAATGAAGACATTAGGATGTTTAAAAAAGCAGGTATTGATATAGCTACTTTAAACGTGTTTTCTTGGGCTTTGAATCAACCTGATGAAGATACATATGATTTTACAGCTTTGGATGAGCATATTAATCGGCTTTATGAAAATGGCATTTATACGTGTTTAGCTACGAGTACGGCAGCACACCCGGCTTGGATGGCAAGAAAGTACCCAGATGTTTTAAGAGTAGATTTTCATGGTAGAAAAAGAGCGTTTGGTGGAAGGCATAATTCATGTCCGAATAGTCCGACTTACCGGAAATACGCAGAAAGAATGGCTGACAAATTAGGGGAACGATATCAAGATCATCCAGCAGTTTTAATTTGGCATGTATCTAATGAATACGGAGGCTATTGCTACTGTGACAATTGTGCAAAAGCCTTTCGTGAATGGCTAAAAAAGAAATACGGTAACCTACAAACCCTTAATAAAACGTGGAACACAAGATTCTGGGGACATACGTTTCATGATTGGGAAGACATTGTCGTGCCTAACGCATTAAGTGAAGAAGGGGAAGGAAACGTCAGTGCCTTCCAAGGGATATCATTAGATTACCGTAGATTCCAATCTGATAGTTTACTAGAATGCTATAAATTAGAACACAACATGTTAAAAAAACATACACCGAATGTACCGATTACGACGAATTTAATGGGAACATATCCTGAACTTGATTATTTCAAGTGGGGAAAAGAGATGGATGTTGTTTCGTGGGATAGCTACCCTGGCATAGATACGCCAGTTAGTTTAACGGCAATGACACACGATCTTATGCGAGGATTAAAAGGTGGGCAGCCATTCATGCTCATGGAGCAAACTCCAAGCCAGCAAAATTGGCAGCCTTATAATGCTCTTAAGCGCCCAGGGGTAATGAGGCTATGGAGTTATCAAGCTCTTGCGCATGGTGCCGATACCATTATGTTTTTTCAATTGCGCCGATCGATAGGTGCATGCGAAAAGTTCCACGGTGCCGTTATTGAACATGTTGGTCATGAGAATACGAGAGTATTTAGGGAAACATCTCAGCTCGGCAAAGAGATACAAAAGCTATCAGATTCGTTTATCGATAGTAGAACAAATGCAAGAGTAGCAATCGTATATGATTGGGAGAATCGTTGGGCTATTGATTTATCTAGCGGGCCATCGGTGTCATTAGATTACGTCAATGAAGTTCATAAATACTATGCTGCTTTGTACGAAAGGAATATTCCTGTAGACATGGTCAGTGTGGAGGAGGATATTTCAAAATATGACATAGTAATCGCACCAGTTTTGTATATGGTGAAAAGTGGTTATGCGAAAAAGCTAGAAGCGTTTGTTGAAAATGGCGGCACGTTCGTGACTACTTTCTTTAGTGGAATCGTCAATGAGCACGATCTAGTGACACTTGGTGGTTATCCAGGTGAACTTAGAAAACTATTAGGGCTATGGGTAGAAGAGATTGATGCGCTAGACCCTAAGCATCATAATCAAATAGTGATGAAGGATTCGTGGGGCTCCTTGGAGGGAAGCTACCATTGCAACGTGCTTTTTGACATAATACATGTAGAAGGGGCAGAGATTGTAGCAGAGTATGGATCAGAGTTTTATAAGGGAACACCAGTAGTAACGGCCAATACTTACGGAAATGGAAGGGCAATTTATGTTGGCTCAAGTGGTGAACAACAATTCATTACCGGCTTAATGCGTAATTTATGTGATGAAAAAGGAATAGAGCCTCTAATGGAAACGCCAAATGGTGTCGAGGTATCAGAAAGAAGGAAAGATAGCAAATCGTATTTATTTGTGATGAATCATAACGAAACAAAAGAAGAATTAGCCATAGAAACGGAAATGCTCGATTTGTTAACTGGAAAAACGGTAAGGGGAACAGTTCATATAGAAGGTCATGGTGTCATGATATTAGAGAAGTAAAATGCTCTTCGTGGCAGCTGTAACGATAAAACAAGAATGCGTAACGTCTTACAAGCGTTGCGTGTTCTTTATTTATGTATAGTGCTTTCATGTATTTTTTCTAAAAAAAATTTCCTTCTCCTAGATAAGTCCTTTTCTTTTTGTTATTCCCCCTTTGGCTTCTAATCATATCTAATTTTCCCCTTATTTATGTCGTAATTTCTACGGTTTTTTTCACGAGGAGCTATGCTAATATGAAAGTGCTTTCAAGTTCATCGGAGTTTTAACTACAACTACTTGCATAAGGAGTGAGGAGATCGTGCTGGATAAAACAGAATACGTGACTACGCCAAAAAGTGGCATGATAAGCAGTGAAGCAGCTGTGCGGTGGGAAGAGGCGTTAGTAACAGGCAATGGAAAAATGGGGGCGCTAGTGTATGGACAGCCATTAGCCGAAACAATCATATTAAACCATGAAAAGTTATATGAGCCCTTTCATAACGAAATAGTACAAAACAATGATTTGGCCCCATATTTAAGTGAGATTAGAGAATTGATGAAGCGTGGACGATTTAAAGATGCAGCAGCGTTATTTTCTGATAAATCAGGCCATCCCCTTCTTTTTACCGATGCTTACCACCCTGCTTATGCACTGAAGTGGACACAACCTGAAAATGGTGTCATCCAAGATTATATGCGTACAGTTAATTTTGAGACAGGCGAAGTTAGTGTGCGATGGAAGGATGAAGGAGGAAGACATGTACGGAACGTATTTATTTCTCGAGCTCATGACGTAATTGTGCAGAAAATCAAGTGTGATGATCAATTAATAAGCGGTGTAATGTCCATTGATGACCTTGTCCATGAAGGCAGTGGGACGTATACTGTCACCGCAGAGGAACCGTTTCTTACCTTCACCTGTGATTATACAATGACAAAGAAAGGTTATGCCGGCTGCTCCTTCATTGTTTTAAAAGGAGAGACTGGCAATGTATTATCGAATGCGGAAAAACTGATCGTCGAAGCTGCGACAGAAATAGTAGTGTTTACGAAAATAGTACCAATAAAGAATATGGAACAAGATTTACATGATAAGCTTGCTGAAGTAAAGGAGTTTCTCCTTTCTTTTGCAGGTGAGGAATATGAGCATTTACTTCTAAAGCACAAAGAGATACATGGCGACTTATTTAACCGAATGACATTGTCCATTTGTGAGGACGAAGTGGTAAATATTCCTACAGAACATTTACTCGCAAACAAGGAGAAGGAGCTAGATAAACGACTTTTACAACAAATGTTTCATGTGGGACGGTACATTTTTATTTGTGCCTCAGGTGATTATCCACCTAACTTAGTAGGGTTATGGACAGGAGATTGGCGCCCACCTTGGAGTGGAGATTTTACAACAGATGCGAACGTAAACCTCGCTGTATCAGGTGGGGGCATTGGGAATATGCGTGAAGCGCTTGAAGGATACTTCAACCTTATCGAGAAGATATCACCGGATTGGAGAATCAACGCCATGACAATGTATGGATGTCGAGGTTTTTTAGCTGGATCTCGAACCGATGGGAACCATAATATTCACACCCATTTCAACGTTGATTGGCCGTTAGGTTTTTGGACAGCAGGGGCGCAATGGTTAGTGATGCCATTTTTTGAATGGTACGAAATAAGTGGAGACAAAGATTTTTTCATAAACAGAGCACTGCCACTCATGAAAGAAATTGCCGCATTTTATGAAGATTTTTTAACGGAATTCGATGAAAATGGGAAATGTGTATTTATTCCGTCATACTCACCAGAAAATACACCGATTATTGCTAAGGGGTTACTTGAAAAGGGGTGGCAACCGAGTCAAGCAGCGATCAATGCAACGATGGATATTGCTGTAGCGAAGGAGCTATTTACTAACTTAATTAATACATGTGAAGAATTAAATATCGAGCAAGAGAATATTAAAAGGTGGATGAAGCAATTAGAATTATTACCAGATTACTTGATTAACGAAGATGGTGCTTTAAAGGAATGGGCTCATCATGATTTGCATGACCAATACGATCATAGGCACATTTCCCATCTATACCCAGTTTGGCCGGGGCATGAAATAACACCAGAAACGACACCTGAGTTATTTAAGGCTGCAGAGATTGCTTTGAAAAAACGAAAACATGGGAATTATTCTGCACACGGCGTCATGCATTGTGGGATTGTAGCTGCAAGACAAAAAAATAGCGAACTAGTATTGGAAAACTTAACATTGCTCCTACAAGAAGGTGACTACATTCACTCGAGCCTAGTAACCTCTCACAATCCAGGTAGAGAAATATATAATGTAGATGCGAACTGTAGTCTTCCAACGTTAGTGATGGAGATGCTCGTGTATTCGTCCCCAGGAATAATCGAGCTCCTGCCAGCACTTCCTTCTGAAATAGAAAAAGGCACTATTACAGGAATGCTTACGAGGACTGAAGTAACAGTTAAAAGTCTTAAATGGGACTTGAAAATGAGAAAAATAAGAGTGATGCTTCATTCAAGAAGGCATCAGCATGTGGATATTATCGTTAGAGAAGGCATAGAAAATGTGACTTGTCGTCAGCATGAGTTAGTGACGATGAAGGATATTCATTTAGTTACTGTAGCTTTTGAAGCGGAAGAAACATTGGAGCTAGATATTAATCTAACTTAATAAATTCCTCAATCTTAAAAAAATGCCGTGCTTGACAAAACTAAACCATTCGCTTGAGAGGGAGAAAACATAAAATAACACGCAAATTAGAGATGGAATTAGCCCACTAATTCACATCTCTTTTTTTCATTGATTTATCAAAGTTTTATTGTAGAGGTTTAAGAAGTAGAATTAGCACATTACTTAGCTTAGTAAATCACACAAGTACAACAATTTTTGTACTTGTGAAAAAGACTTGCCAATTGGGGTGTTAAAAGTTAATTTTAATGGTTATACCTTTTATAACACGTAAGGCCAAAATGATACCAAAAAACCTTTTAGGTATCACTGATAAGGTTTTTGAACTAAAACATTTCTTATATTTAAGGCGATAGAACATATCAACCATATTTTCAAGGAGTTTGGATTGGATTCAAAAGCTCCTATTAAATATATTAATTCTTAATCAACCAACCCCGTTAGCACAATAACTAATTAGGTAACTTCATACTAAACCCATCTTCTTCATCTTCTTATGGAGTTTATCTTTTATACGAACACATTTATTTAAGTGTAAAAATATATGTCTTGTAGCAGGCATTAAAAGTAAACCTGCAATGTCCTTTTTGCTCCAGTATTCAGCTAACCATTTA is a window from the Evansella cellulosilytica DSM 2522 genome containing:
- a CDS encoding cellulase family glycosylhydrolase — translated: MELKHFNCQRLLLCKSSMMFFAFFLMISMMIFPQSSEANDQDFDVNDYVKEMQPGWNLGNTFDAVGEDETAWGNPFVTKELIEEIANQGFNSIRIPVTFDQRMAEGPDYTIDEDFLNRVTQAVDWSLDEDLYVMINIHHDSWIWLEAGMHEDYDESIARFDAIWEQLADHFKDYPMELMFESINEPRFWGSEEEKLGYLYDLNMSFYDIVRNSGGMNDIRPLVLPTLDTSPDHQHTLDHLYDTIIELDDPNLISTIHFYGFWPFSVNVAGYTHFDEETKGHIIETFDRVYDTFTANDIPVVLGEFGLLGFDTHTGVIQQGEKLKFFEFMIHYAKEKEITHMLWDNGQHFNRTSFEWRDQELYDIMKASWETRSATAESNFIYLKRGEEIEDTSLQLHLHGNEFVSLLLDGQTLIEGEDYELNGDALIINASLLEELTTSQDLGVNAKLTATFTQGADWYIRVISYDTPVMEDASGTVRDFVIPTQFNGDDLKTMEAIYPDGSAAGPHNWTTFKEFGYAFSPDYEANEIYFPYGEYRFFNELNDGEVELTFYFWSGEVLTYQLTKDGENIVGTFVGATPPGTGDDDETPGAGDDGETPGTGDDGETPGTGDDDKTPGTGEDDETPGTGEDDETPGAGDNGETPGTGDDDKTPSTGSSDETKLPDTATNLYNYLLIGLLMIIVGGTVTIFSRKRKVVDM
- a CDS encoding beta-galactosidase; amino-acid sequence: MINSKLPKIWYGGDYNPEQWDDPEIWNEDIRMFKKAGIDIATLNVFSWALNQPDEDTYDFTALDEHINRLYENGIYTCLATSTAAHPAWMARKYPDVLRVDFHGRKRAFGGRHNSCPNSPTYRKYAERMADKLGERYQDHPAVLIWHVSNEYGGYCYCDNCAKAFREWLKKKYGNLQTLNKTWNTRFWGHTFHDWEDIVVPNALSEEGEGNVSAFQGISLDYRRFQSDSLLECYKLEHNMLKKHTPNVPITTNLMGTYPELDYFKWGKEMDVVSWDSYPGIDTPVSLTAMTHDLMRGLKGGQPFMLMEQTPSQQNWQPYNALKRPGVMRLWSYQALAHGADTIMFFQLRRSIGACEKFHGAVIEHVGHENTRVFRETSQLGKEIQKLSDSFIDSRTNARVAIVYDWENRWAIDLSSGPSVSLDYVNEVHKYYAALYERNIPVDMVSVEEDISKYDIVIAPVLYMVKSGYAKKLEAFVENGGTFVTTFFSGIVNEHDLVTLGGYPGELRKLLGLWVEEIDALDPKHHNQIVMKDSWGSLEGSYHCNVLFDIIHVEGAEIVAEYGSEFYKGTPVVTANTYGNGRAIYVGSSGEQQFITGLMRNLCDEKGIEPLMETPNGVEVSERRKDSKSYLFVMNHNETKEELAIETEMLDLLTGKTVRGTVHIEGHGVMILEK
- a CDS encoding glycosyl hydrolase family 95 catalytic domain-containing protein, which produces MLDKTEYVTTPKSGMISSEAAVRWEEALVTGNGKMGALVYGQPLAETIILNHEKLYEPFHNEIVQNNDLAPYLSEIRELMKRGRFKDAAALFSDKSGHPLLFTDAYHPAYALKWTQPENGVIQDYMRTVNFETGEVSVRWKDEGGRHVRNVFISRAHDVIVQKIKCDDQLISGVMSIDDLVHEGSGTYTVTAEEPFLTFTCDYTMTKKGYAGCSFIVLKGETGNVLSNAEKLIVEAATEIVVFTKIVPIKNMEQDLHDKLAEVKEFLLSFAGEEYEHLLLKHKEIHGDLFNRMTLSICEDEVVNIPTEHLLANKEKELDKRLLQQMFHVGRYIFICASGDYPPNLVGLWTGDWRPPWSGDFTTDANVNLAVSGGGIGNMREALEGYFNLIEKISPDWRINAMTMYGCRGFLAGSRTDGNHNIHTHFNVDWPLGFWTAGAQWLVMPFFEWYEISGDKDFFINRALPLMKEIAAFYEDFLTEFDENGKCVFIPSYSPENTPIIAKGLLEKGWQPSQAAINATMDIAVAKELFTNLINTCEELNIEQENIKRWMKQLELLPDYLINEDGALKEWAHHDLHDQYDHRHISHLYPVWPGHEITPETTPELFKAAEIALKKRKHGNYSAHGVMHCGIVAARQKNSELVLENLTLLLQEGDYIHSSLVTSHNPGREIYNVDANCSLPTLVMEMLVYSSPGIIELLPALPSEIEKGTITGMLTRTEVTVKSLKWDLKMRKIRVMLHSRRHQHVDIIVREGIENVTCRQHELVTMKDIHLVTVAFEAEETLELDINLT